A window of Lentibacillus sp. Marseille-P4043 contains these coding sequences:
- a CDS encoding enoyl-CoA hydratase/isomerase family protein, which yields MTYQHIELVRKEKLAYIIINRPEIRNALNQETLDEMVHALESLVQNEEVGCIIFTGKGNKSFAAGADINQLKEKTATDALKQGGMQHVYDLIESCEKPTIAMVNGYALGGGCELAMACDIRVASTNAKFGLPELNLSIIPSAGGTQRLARLVGKGKALDMILTGKLLDANEATQFGLVSEAVEPERLAETVEAYAKKILAKGPLAVKLAKLSVHMGTETDMKTGLMLEKLSQAVLFNSTDKSEGVEAFLEKREAAFSGK from the coding sequence GTGACCTATCAACATATCGAATTAGTAAGAAAGGAAAAACTGGCTTATATTATCATTAATCGACCAGAAATACGGAATGCCCTAAACCAAGAAACATTGGATGAGATGGTTCATGCACTTGAATCACTCGTACAAAATGAGGAAGTAGGCTGTATCATTTTTACTGGTAAAGGAAATAAATCGTTTGCTGCTGGAGCGGACATTAATCAATTGAAGGAAAAAACTGCAACTGACGCATTAAAGCAAGGCGGAATGCAACATGTGTATGACCTAATTGAGAGCTGTGAAAAGCCAACAATTGCGATGGTAAACGGCTATGCATTAGGTGGCGGATGTGAATTGGCTATGGCTTGTGATATTCGTGTTGCCTCAACAAATGCTAAGTTTGGTTTACCAGAATTGAATTTATCAATTATTCCTAGTGCAGGCGGTACACAACGGTTAGCAAGACTAGTAGGCAAAGGAAAAGCATTAGATATGATTTTAACAGGAAAGCTTCTTGATGCGAACGAAGCGACTCAATTTGGTTTGGTGTCGGAAGCAGTGGAACCGGAGCGGCTTGCTGAAACCGTGGAAGCGTATGCTAAGAAAATTTTAGCCAAGGGACCTTTAGCCGTAAAGCTTGCAAAACTATCGGTACACATGGGGACGGAGACGGATATGAAAACGGGCTTAATGCTGGAGAAGCTGTCACAAGCGGTACTCTTCAATTCTACTGATAAAAGTGAAGGGGTTGAAGCATTTTTAGAGAAGCGAGAAGCGGCATTTAGTGGAAAGTAG
- a CDS encoding PaaI family thioesterase, which yields MTEADVRESFEASAFFSHIGFEIVHFQEGDVLLKLPITEQLLNANDTLHGGVHATMLDTIIGMTIRSITKTRCMTINLNVNYLSAIEDGEIFARGRVLQQGYRIVTAEGELFDKDENMLAKGVGTFKLVRD from the coding sequence TTGACTGAAGCTGATGTACGAGAAAGTTTTGAAGCAAGTGCGTTTTTTTCTCATATCGGATTTGAAATTGTTCATTTTCAAGAAGGCGATGTTCTGCTAAAACTTCCCATAACCGAACAGCTGCTTAATGCAAACGATACTTTACATGGCGGTGTTCATGCAACAATGCTTGATACGATAATCGGCATGACGATCAGGTCGATAACGAAAACGCGTTGTATGACTATTAATCTAAATGTGAACTATCTTTCGGCTATTGAGGATGGGGAGATATTTGCTCGCGGAAGAGTATTACAGCAAGGTTATCGTATTGTAACAGCAGAGGGGGAGTTGTTCGACAAGGATGAAAATATGTTAGCTAAAGGGGTTGGGACGTTTAAGTTGGTGAGGGATTGA
- a CDS encoding TAXI family TRAP transporter solute-binding subunit: MKKFSLFLCLLFFFAILLSACNDKGGGGDSADKTGGDDEQPLKGEFITILTGGSSGVYYPLGGALAKIYQEMGANANSQSTAASSANATTLNQGKAEIGFSMGDAASDAYNGTDSFEEQGAQENLRSIASLYPNYLQIVATKESGIKTVEDLEGKNVAVGAPASGTEISAKRVLAAYDMTYDDIDEDFLSFAEGVEGIQNGTIDAVVISSGLPNAGVLELQTSKEIVIVEIAEEKVLKMQEDYPAFFPATVTKDVYDTDRDVPTIGVNNVLLTHKDVSDEVAYEMTKGIFENLDQLKDTHNAAKDIDIEKALENLPAPLHPGAKKYFDEQGISE, translated from the coding sequence ATGAAAAAATTTAGTTTGTTTTTATGTTTGCTTTTTTTCTTCGCAATTTTGTTAAGTGCTTGCAATGACAAAGGCGGGGGCGGAGATAGTGCTGACAAGACTGGGGGAGATGATGAACAACCTTTAAAGGGTGAGTTTATCACGATTCTTACTGGTGGTTCTTCAGGTGTTTATTATCCACTAGGGGGAGCGTTGGCGAAAATTTATCAAGAAATGGGCGCCAATGCGAATAGTCAATCAACTGCAGCATCTTCAGCGAATGCAACAACATTGAATCAAGGGAAAGCTGAGATCGGTTTTTCTATGGGGGATGCCGCTTCAGATGCATACAATGGGACCGATAGTTTTGAAGAACAAGGTGCACAGGAGAATTTACGCTCCATTGCATCACTATATCCAAACTATTTACAAATTGTTGCCACTAAAGAATCTGGCATTAAGACAGTAGAAGATTTAGAAGGGAAAAATGTCGCTGTTGGGGCTCCTGCTTCAGGCACTGAGATTAGTGCAAAACGCGTATTGGCTGCATATGACATGACGTATGACGATATTGATGAAGATTTTCTATCATTTGCCGAGGGTGTTGAAGGAATCCAAAACGGAACAATTGATGCTGTTGTTATTTCGTCTGGGCTTCCAAATGCTGGGGTGTTGGAACTTCAAACGAGTAAAGAGATTGTGATCGTAGAAATTGCAGAGGAGAAAGTCCTGAAAATGCAGGAGGATTACCCAGCATTCTTCCCGGCTACAGTAACAAAGGATGTGTATGATACAGATAGAGATGTACCAACTATTGGTGTTAACAATGTCTTGCTTACACATAAAGACGTGTCTGATGAGGTGGCATATGAAATGACAAAAGGGATATTTGAAAATCTTGATCAATTAAAAGATACGCATAATGCCGCAAAAGATATTGATATTGAAAAGGCGTTAGAAAATCTCCCGGCACCACTACATCCTGGTGCAAAAAAGTATTTCGATGAACAAGGTATTTCAGAATAA
- a CDS encoding DUF1850 domain-containing protein, with product MVKKIVVCCGFIVVITGIWLVPVQSGFLLTNIDGESLHFYPWGKTDVTIGWRHSVELTPWKETYAVTDSGELTFQSTTYKSYGAGTPDTNGKVEFLENGFVRVTGIKRTIPYYSLYYVPISNYYIEHKDKKYPLSQVVPDYTKVQIHYETLSIYDWLRLKIKLL from the coding sequence ATGGTGAAAAAAATAGTGGTATGTTGCGGGTTCATAGTAGTCATAACCGGGATCTGGCTGGTTCCGGTTCAATCCGGTTTCCTTTTAACGAATATAGATGGTGAGTCCCTTCATTTTTATCCATGGGGGAAAACAGATGTAACGATTGGATGGAGGCATTCTGTTGAGTTAACACCCTGGAAAGAAACATATGCCGTAACAGATTCTGGAGAACTAACCTTTCAATCAACCACTTACAAGTCCTATGGTGCGGGAACTCCAGATACAAATGGGAAGGTGGAATTTCTTGAAAATGGTTTTGTTCGCGTTACCGGGATTAAAAGGACAATACCATATTATTCCTTATATTATGTACCGATATCGAACTATTACATTGAACATAAGGACAAGAAATATCCATTGTCACAGGTTGTTCCCGATTATACCAAAGTACAAATCCATTACGAAACGTTGAGCATATATGATTGGTTGCGCTTGAAGATAAAATTATTGTAG
- a CDS encoding TRAP transporter permease, giving the protein MKEESVEQTTDLTEDEKKKLVEKYDSESRFRNLNIPWMIRLVTFLSVGLALFHLITSFTGPLVTLKHRALHTGVILALVFLLYPSRKKAPQRRASVIDMLMALLSFATIIYIFVDYLGIVNRAGLPNLNDLLFSILSVILVLEGGRRVVGNGLTILSALFLLYAYFGPYLPRIIAHRGYSIEDIATYMYLTTEGIFGTAIGVSATYIFLFVLFGAFLNRTGMGQLFNDAAMSISGHTSGGPAKVAVISSGFLGSINGSAIANVVTTGSFTIPLMKRTGYSKNFSGAVEAAASVGGQVLPPVMGATAFIMAETLGMPYAEIALAAILPGVLYYMGVITVVHLRAKKRGLKGLSREELPKMKQVLKERGHLLIPLAILIYMLFGGFTPIYAAAWAIISTVVIAAFRVKTRLTIKKIIGALEEGTRSALGVAMACAMVGIIVGVASLTGFGLKMTTAILILGNHTLILTLFFTMIASIILGMGMPSIPTYIITSSMAAPALIQFGVEPFVSHMFVFYFGILANLTPPVALAAFAGAGISGGDPNRTGFISLKLAAAGILVPYIFVYSPELLMQGTSVVGIIWVAITAALGIIALGAGLEGYLMGTMYWLLRILSIGGAVTLVIPGLITDMFGIGLLIVVIIVQLFNKKRTVLVEDNASEYKLS; this is encoded by the coding sequence ATGAAGGAAGAGTCAGTAGAGCAAACCACCGATCTAACTGAAGATGAAAAAAAGAAACTGGTTGAGAAGTATGATTCTGAGTCAAGGTTTAGAAATCTAAATATACCATGGATGATTAGGCTTGTTACATTTCTATCCGTTGGTTTGGCATTATTTCATCTTATTACTTCTTTTACCGGCCCGTTAGTTACATTAAAACACCGAGCCTTGCACACAGGTGTGATTTTAGCGCTTGTCTTTTTGTTGTATCCTTCACGAAAAAAGGCACCACAAAGACGAGCATCTGTCATTGATATGTTAATGGCGTTGTTGTCTTTCGCTACGATTATTTACATTTTTGTTGATTACTTAGGCATTGTCAATCGTGCTGGTTTGCCTAACCTAAACGACCTGCTTTTTAGTATCCTTAGTGTGATTCTTGTGTTAGAGGGTGGACGTAGAGTTGTCGGTAACGGTTTGACAATATTGTCAGCTTTGTTTTTGCTTTACGCCTATTTTGGTCCGTACCTTCCACGAATTATTGCCCATCGAGGTTACAGTATTGAGGATATTGCAACCTATATGTATTTAACAACAGAGGGAATATTTGGGACTGCAATTGGGGTATCAGCAACATACATTTTCTTGTTTGTTTTATTTGGTGCATTTTTAAACCGGACAGGCATGGGGCAGTTATTTAATGATGCTGCGATGTCAATTTCCGGGCATACCTCGGGAGGACCAGCAAAAGTCGCGGTCATTTCAAGTGGTTTCCTAGGTTCTATTAACGGATCAGCAATCGCAAATGTGGTGACAACCGGTTCTTTTACCATTCCCTTAATGAAGCGGACAGGTTATTCGAAAAACTTTTCTGGAGCAGTGGAAGCGGCTGCATCTGTCGGTGGCCAGGTACTTCCGCCGGTAATGGGAGCGACTGCTTTTATAATGGCAGAAACTTTAGGAATGCCTTATGCAGAAATTGCCCTTGCAGCGATTCTTCCTGGGGTTCTCTATTACATGGGTGTCATCACGGTTGTACATCTACGGGCTAAAAAGCGAGGGCTAAAAGGTTTATCACGAGAAGAACTCCCAAAAATGAAGCAAGTCCTTAAAGAGCGGGGCCATTTGTTGATCCCATTGGCGATATTAATCTATATGTTATTTGGCGGCTTTACGCCAATTTACGCTGCGGCATGGGCGATTATTTCAACTGTCGTGATTGCCGCGTTTAGAGTTAAAACACGGTTAACTATCAAGAAAATTATTGGGGCATTAGAAGAGGGAACGCGTAGTGCGCTCGGTGTTGCCATGGCATGTGCAATGGTAGGAATAATTGTTGGTGTTGCATCGTTAACAGGCTTTGGACTAAAAATGACAACAGCAATTCTTATATTAGGGAATCATACATTGATATTAACATTGTTTTTTACCATGATTGCTTCCATTATTTTAGGTATGGGGATGCCTTCAATCCCAACATATATTATTACATCTTCTATGGCTGCACCTGCATTAATTCAGTTTGGTGTTGAACCATTTGTTTCGCATATGTTTGTGTTTTATTTTGGCATATTGGCAAACCTAACACCACCAGTTGCACTTGCTGCATTTGCAGGGGCAGGAATTTCCGGGGGTGATCCAAATCGAACGGGATTTATCTCATTAAAACTGGCAGCAGCTGGCATTTTAGTTCCCTACATTTTTGTTTATTCCCCCGAGCTGCTTATGCAAGGAACTAGTGTAGTTGGCATTATATGGGTAGCCATCACTGCCGCTCTAGGAATTATTGCCCTAGGAGCTGGGTTAGAGGGGTATTTAATGGGAACCATGTATTGGCTACTTAGAATTTTATCGATAGGCGGTGCGGTAACGTTAGTCATACCTGGATTGATTACGGACATGTTTGGTATTGGCTTGCTTATTGTCGTAATCATCGTACAGTTGTTTAATAAAAAACGTACGGTACTGGTAGAAGATAATGCGAGTGAATATAAGCTATCGTAA
- a CDS encoding LacI family DNA-binding transcriptional regulator, with product MKTITIADVAEHAGVSKSTVSQYLNQRYDYMGEKTKKRIEQAIEELEYSPNIIARSLKQKSTRTIGVIVANILHVFSTQVIRAIEDFCNESNFHVIVCNADDDPSKEKRYIDMLRAKQVDGIIAFPTGGNVALYNELITDNYPVVFMDRIIPEVEIPTILLDNEKASSLAVDQFIGNGYRKIGMVSPPITPWVTPRLERIDGFKKALQAHAIPFQPSYLISGKIGELGEKIHEMLTQSDPPEALVALNDRVLFEILTYTKEHQINIPEDLALIGIDDVSFAGFYNPTLTTIAQPAFQMGKKAAALLLNRIKDKNSVDDQKVYRFEPELIKRESC from the coding sequence ATGAAAACGATTACGATTGCGGATGTGGCTGAACATGCCGGTGTTTCAAAAAGTACAGTGTCCCAGTATTTAAATCAACGTTACGATTACATGGGAGAAAAAACAAAGAAACGAATCGAACAAGCGATTGAAGAATTAGAATATAGCCCAAATATTATTGCCAGAAGCTTAAAGCAAAAATCGACGAGGACAATCGGCGTTATTGTGGCGAATATACTTCATGTGTTCTCAACGCAAGTAATACGGGCAATTGAGGACTTTTGTAATGAATCCAATTTCCACGTAATTGTTTGTAACGCTGATGATGATCCTTCTAAAGAAAAGCGGTATATCGATATGTTACGTGCAAAACAGGTGGACGGAATCATTGCTTTTCCAACAGGTGGAAATGTTGCCTTGTACAACGAATTAATAACGGATAATTACCCGGTCGTATTTATGGATCGTATTATTCCAGAAGTCGAGATTCCAACTATTTTGCTTGATAATGAAAAGGCTTCATCGTTGGCAGTAGATCAATTTATAGGAAATGGTTATCGGAAAATCGGGATGGTTTCCCCGCCGATTACTCCGTGGGTAACACCTAGGTTAGAACGAATTGATGGTTTTAAAAAAGCATTACAAGCACATGCCATTCCTTTTCAACCTAGCTATCTAATAAGCGGAAAAATAGGGGAACTTGGAGAAAAGATACATGAAATGCTAACGCAAAGCGATCCTCCAGAAGCACTTGTGGCCCTAAATGATCGTGTGTTATTTGAAATACTAACGTACACGAAAGAGCACCAGATAAACATACCAGAGGACTTAGCCTTAATTGGCATTGATGATGTTTCTTTTGCAGGTTTTTACAATCCAACATTAACAACCATTGCACAGCCGGCATTTCAGATGGGGAAGAAAGCCGCAGCATTGTTACTTAATCGAATAAAGGATAAAAATAGTGTGGATGATCAAAAGGTGTATCGCTTTGAACCAGAATTAATCAAACGCGAATCTTGTTAA
- the hxlB gene encoding 6-phospho-3-hexuloisomerase, which yields MKNIIDTVASEVTGVLKQVDADEAIDLAKRIQRARRIFVAGTGRSGLIGKVFAMRLMHSGFPIYVVGETITPSIETGDLLLVISGSGSTGTLKQFAMKAKEIDADVALVTTNPDSAIGQVSDCYVRIPAATKKRLETEPKTIQPLGSQFDQSAHLLLDAIVVYLLQHSEGNDNSSLNQKHANLE from the coding sequence ATGAAGAACATCATAGATACAGTAGCAAGTGAAGTGACAGGAGTTTTAAAACAAGTGGATGCTGATGAAGCAATTGATCTGGCAAAAAGAATTCAACGTGCTAGGCGGATTTTTGTCGCTGGAACAGGTAGATCAGGGTTAATCGGTAAAGTATTTGCTATGCGACTTATGCATAGTGGATTCCCAATTTACGTTGTTGGCGAAACCATCACACCGAGTATTGAAACTGGTGATTTGCTGTTGGTTATTTCAGGATCAGGAAGTACTGGAACGTTAAAACAATTTGCGATGAAAGCAAAAGAAATTGATGCGGATGTTGCTTTAGTGACAACGAATCCCGATTCTGCGATTGGACAAGTAAGTGATTGCTATGTGCGGATTCCCGCTGCAACAAAAAAACGTCTTGAGACAGAGCCAAAGACGATTCAACCGTTGGGAAGTCAATTTGATCAATCTGCACATTTGCTTTTGGATGCTATTGTTGTTTATCTTTTGCAGCATTCGGAAGGAAATGACAATTCAAGTTTAAATCAAAAACATGCAAATTTAGAATAA
- a CDS encoding bifunctional 4-hydroxy-2-oxoglutarate aldolase/2-dehydro-3-deoxy-phosphogluconate aldolase produces MTTIEVIKQNKIVAVIRHANEQTIVPVLEALSEGGVRVVEITAETSNVEKVIRTAVKHGPGDVCIGAGTVLDPETARTVMLAGATFIVSPTLNTDTLTLTNRYDVLNIPGVFSPTEIVTAYEHGAKMVKVFPANALGPNYIKNILGPLQQVQAMVTGGINLENMNDYLKNGSVAVGIGSSLVNVNKLKTDEDYRLLTVKAQEYVAKLSELKA; encoded by the coding sequence ATGACAACGATTGAAGTAATTAAGCAAAATAAAATTGTAGCGGTTATTCGTCATGCGAATGAACAAACGATTGTTCCGGTGCTTGAAGCTTTATCTGAAGGTGGCGTGCGGGTGGTTGAAATAACTGCTGAGACGTCAAATGTGGAAAAAGTGATTCGAACAGCAGTCAAGCATGGACCAGGTGATGTTTGTATTGGTGCAGGTACGGTACTGGATCCAGAAACAGCTAGAACAGTGATGCTGGCTGGTGCAACGTTTATTGTATCGCCAACATTAAATACAGACACATTGACCTTAACGAACCGCTACGACGTATTAAACATTCCTGGTGTTTTTTCACCAACGGAAATTGTGACGGCATATGAGCATGGGGCAAAAATGGTTAAAGTTTTCCCGGCAAATGCATTAGGGCCGAATTATATTAAAAATATTTTAGGACCGCTTCAACAAGTGCAAGCGATGGTAACTGGCGGAATCAATTTAGAAAATATGAATGACTACCTGAAAAATGGCAGTGTCGCAGTTGGAATTGGCAGTAGCCTTGTAAATGTAAACAAGCTCAAGACAGATGAAGATTACCGACTATTAACTGTTAAGGCACAAGAATATGTAGCCAAACTCAGCGAACTCAAAGCATAG
- a CDS encoding TRAP transporter substrate-binding protein, which produces MGKIKCAFILLVLASVAVMTSCSQQVDPDGDGKIKIIAAHNQTSPDSPYQAGMLKFKEVAEEESNGSIEVEVHAGTIGTEESELVEKLQLGAADVVLVSPGFMTQTGIREVDLFSAPYLFDSYDHWLRVVDGKVGKEMGTVINQKSDNSFKLLGYWTAGVRHFYGKKPLESIDDLKGISIRTQTSGVIGDFWEATGAIPSSISWGELYQGLQQDVVDSSENAYPFFVQQAHHTTPNGKYITETAHDFTTRFLLINGKKFDKYSKKHQEIILDAAEESVKAEREATNKQEVEYKEKAIEEGAIVNEIDRQPFIDIAKPIQDDFAKEIGVEGMLEDIRELK; this is translated from the coding sequence ATGGGGAAAATTAAATGCGCTTTCATTCTGTTGGTATTGGCATCTGTTGCTGTTATGACATCTTGTTCACAACAAGTCGATCCGGATGGGGATGGCAAGATTAAAATAATTGCTGCACATAACCAAACATCACCTGATAGTCCTTACCAAGCGGGGATGCTGAAATTTAAAGAGGTTGCGGAAGAAGAATCGAATGGATCAATTGAAGTCGAAGTTCATGCAGGTACGATCGGTACGGAAGAATCAGAGCTAGTGGAAAAACTTCAATTGGGTGCTGCCGATGTTGTTTTGGTATCACCAGGATTTATGACACAAACAGGGATAAGAGAAGTTGATTTATTTTCAGCCCCCTACCTCTTTGACAGTTATGATCATTGGTTACGCGTTGTTGATGGAAAAGTAGGGAAGGAAATGGGCACCGTTATAAATCAGAAGTCGGATAATTCTTTTAAACTATTGGGATATTGGACGGCTGGTGTTAGACATTTTTATGGAAAAAAACCACTTGAATCGATTGATGATTTAAAAGGGATATCTATTCGCACGCAAACATCTGGGGTAATAGGAGATTTTTGGGAAGCAACTGGAGCTATTCCATCCTCGATTTCATGGGGAGAACTTTATCAAGGATTACAGCAGGATGTTGTCGACTCATCAGAAAACGCTTACCCATTTTTTGTTCAGCAAGCACACCATACGACACCAAATGGAAAATATATTACGGAAACGGCACACGACTTTACAACTCGGTTTCTGTTAATAAATGGAAAGAAATTTGATAAGTATTCTAAGAAACATCAAGAGATTATTTTAGATGCAGCTGAGGAATCGGTCAAAGCAGAACGAGAAGCAACAAATAAACAAGAAGTGGAATATAAAGAAAAGGCAATTGAAGAGGGGGCCATCGTGAATGAGATTGATAGACAACCATTCATTGACATCGCCAAACCAATTCAAGATGACTTTGCAAAAGAAATTGGTGTAGAAGGAATGCTTGAAGATATCAGGGAACTAAAGTAA
- a CDS encoding TRAP transporter small permease, which yields MKRFVNALEKVQITVGLLFLCLFFLVILLQIVTRYMGISVIWTEEVANYSFIWAVFMGAAVMVNRREHFNFDLLQRKLKGKGKVSLNIFNDIVLILFNIVIFLLGIQIVNEFWNYTWATIPEMKMGYIWIAIPIMAITMIIYSAAHLMQHVKMVTDKEVRG from the coding sequence ATGAAGCGTTTTGTAAACGCACTTGAAAAAGTGCAAATCACTGTGGGTTTATTGTTTTTATGCCTTTTCTTTTTGGTGATTCTATTGCAAATAGTAACAAGATATATGGGAATCTCGGTTATCTGGACAGAAGAAGTGGCAAATTATTCATTTATATGGGCTGTCTTTATGGGCGCCGCTGTTATGGTCAACCGTAGAGAACATTTTAATTTTGATTTATTACAAAGGAAATTAAAAGGAAAAGGGAAGGTATCGTTAAATATCTTCAATGACATCGTGCTTATTCTATTTAATATTGTTATTTTTCTATTAGGTATTCAAATTGTTAACGAATTCTGGAACTATACGTGGGCAACTATTCCGGAAATGAAGATGGGATATATCTGGATTGCAATCCCAATTATGGCGATAACGATGATTATTTATTCGGCAGCACATTTAATGCAGCACGTGAAGATGGTCACCGATAAGGAGGTAAGGGGCTAA
- a CDS encoding TRAP transporter large permease codes for MGFLLIGLFIVLMLIGVPIAFVIGIVALIGIFGIPYTPEATVAMKMVNGLDSFVLLAVPLFILAANLMNSGKISEKLIDLALAIVGPIRGGLAHANILVSMMFAGVSGASQADAAGVGKILIPSMVKKGYDKETAVAVTAASSTIGVVIPPSIPMIIFAGLTNASIGALFLGGIIPGILIGVGMMVFVYIIAVKRNYPKAARPEFKKFAKLFVESIPALLTPIIIIGGIISGFFTATEAAAVASLYTFLISMFYYKTLKVKDLPKILMDTLALSSLSLFALATASALGELMSYYQLGTIAQEFFANHVGAEWLFLVILIAFFLFVGTFMDAIPAMILFVPIILPTALEFGIDPIHLGLVVVMTLAIGLATPPYGLVLLLSAKIGNLSIERSFKAVLPYLAIILVVLVFITFLPDLAFSIPRWINPDLF; via the coding sequence ATGGGTTTTCTATTAATAGGACTATTCATCGTTTTAATGTTGATTGGTGTTCCCATTGCATTTGTAATTGGAATTGTTGCTTTAATAGGTATTTTTGGTATCCCGTACACACCAGAAGCAACCGTTGCAATGAAGATGGTAAACGGACTAGATTCGTTTGTGCTTTTGGCTGTACCGTTGTTCATTTTAGCTGCTAATTTGATGAACTCAGGGAAAATTTCTGAGAAGTTAATTGATCTTGCCTTGGCAATTGTTGGTCCGATCCGCGGTGGGTTAGCGCATGCAAATATTCTTGTATCGATGATGTTTGCAGGAGTGTCGGGAGCTTCGCAGGCCGATGCGGCAGGTGTTGGAAAAATTCTTATACCGAGCATGGTGAAAAAAGGATATGACAAAGAGACTGCTGTCGCCGTTACAGCTGCATCGTCAACAATTGGCGTTGTCATTCCACCTAGTATTCCGATGATTATCTTTGCTGGATTGACGAATGCCTCCATCGGTGCATTATTTCTTGGCGGAATTATCCCAGGCATTTTAATTGGGGTTGGGATGATGGTTTTCGTATATATTATTGCGGTGAAGCGAAATTATCCAAAAGCAGCTAGACCGGAATTTAAAAAATTTGCCAAGTTGTTTGTGGAATCGATTCCAGCTTTATTAACACCAATTATTATTATTGGCGGTATCATTTCCGGATTTTTTACAGCGACAGAGGCTGCAGCGGTAGCATCGTTGTATACGTTTTTGATTAGTATGTTCTACTATAAAACATTGAAAGTGAAAGATTTACCGAAAATATTGATGGACACGCTGGCTTTAAGTTCGCTTTCCTTGTTTGCGCTCGCAACAGCAAGTGCATTGGGTGAATTAATGAGCTATTATCAGCTTGGAACGATTGCACAAGAATTTTTTGCTAATCACGTTGGTGCAGAATGGTTATTCCTTGTTATTTTGATTGCATTCTTCCTTTTTGTTGGAACATTTATGGATGCGATTCCAGCGATGATTTTATTTGTACCAATTATTTTGCCAACTGCATTGGAATTTGGCATTGATCCGATCCATCTTGGTCTAGTTGTAGTTATGACATTAGCTATCGGACTTGCAACACCACCATATGGGTTAGTGTTATTACTATCAGCTAAAATTGGAAATCTATCAATTGAAAGATCCTTTAAAGCAGTGCTGCCATATCTTGCTATTATTTTGGTAGTATTGGTGTTTATAACATTTCTACCGGATCTTGCCTTTTCAATACCAAGATGGATTAATCCTGATTTGTTTTAG
- the rpiA gene encoding ribose-5-phosphate isomerase RpiA, which translates to MLNKDNDKQLAGKEAVKLVKDGMTIGLGSGSTVNWLLQALGERVQAGLQIKGIPSSRKTERLAKEHGIPLTDLSETTQIDIAIDGADEISPDLTLLKGGGGSLVREKIVDVAANELIIIADGSKVVSQLGEFPLPVEVLPFGWEVTEANIAALDCTPTLRKEKNSPFISDNGNYILDCKFPSIKQPRELHEQLKLIVGVVETGLFCDMTEKVIVVKNGQIEWLTKKDARGNKNE; encoded by the coding sequence TTGTTAAATAAGGACAATGACAAACAATTAGCTGGTAAAGAAGCAGTAAAATTAGTAAAGGATGGCATGACAATTGGGTTGGGATCTGGTTCGACGGTAAATTGGCTGCTTCAGGCGTTAGGCGAGCGTGTACAGGCTGGTTTACAAATTAAAGGGATTCCGTCGTCACGGAAAACAGAGCGGTTAGCAAAAGAACATGGAATCCCATTAACCGACCTTTCTGAAACAACTCAAATTGACATAGCAATTGATGGTGCAGATGAAATAAGTCCTGATCTAACCCTTCTCAAAGGTGGAGGAGGATCACTAGTTAGGGAAAAAATTGTGGATGTGGCAGCTAACGAATTAATTATTATTGCTGACGGTTCAAAAGTTGTCTCCCAACTAGGGGAATTTCCCTTGCCGGTGGAAGTATTACCTTTTGGCTGGGAAGTAACGGAGGCAAACATTGCTGCATTGGACTGTACACCTACCTTACGAAAAGAAAAAAACAGTCCATTTATTTCGGACAATGGCAATTATATTCTTGATTGTAAATTTCCTTCTATTAAACAGCCAAGAGAACTTCATGAACAATTAAAGTTGATCGTTGGGGTTGTTGAAACAGGGTTATTTTGTGACATGACAGAAAAAGTAATTGTAGTAAAAAATGGACAAATCGAATGGTTAACGAAAAAAGATGCTCGGGGGAATAAAAATGAATGA